From the Clostridiales bacterium FE2011 genome, one window contains:
- a CDS encoding ABC transporter substrate-binding protein yields MKKILAMMMALVLTMSLCAFSAAEGADISGLTVTTPGGAPALALAAMAAENPGQYTTVAADTIAAAFAGKEADFIIAPLNAGAKLYKAGKSTYKLAAVVSWGNLFIAAQKEELKAEDLNGANLTLFGENTINASVVLYALKENGIEPAEVTYLAGASDTQSLLLSDAEAIVVTAEPALTAAKMKNDKISAISVNELLQQASGMEGYTQAALFVKAETAESNPEAVAAFLAQAEEACGKCTTDVAAVAEAAVALEILPNAKVAAAAIPGCAIRFVKAAEAKEQVEKTAQIDLSQFGGAVPADDFYYGAE; encoded by the coding sequence ATGAAAAAGATCCTTGCAATGATGATGGCACTGGTGCTCACAATGAGTCTGTGCGCGTTTTCCGCCGCGGAAGGCGCGGATATTTCCGGCCTGACGGTGACGACTCCCGGCGGTGCTCCGGCGCTGGCCCTGGCGGCGATGGCAGCAGAGAATCCCGGACAGTACACAACGGTGGCAGCGGACACGATTGCCGCGGCTTTCGCCGGCAAGGAGGCAGATTTTATTATCGCTCCGCTGAACGCCGGCGCAAAGCTGTACAAGGCAGGTAAATCCACCTATAAACTGGCGGCAGTGGTAAGCTGGGGTAACCTGTTTATCGCCGCCCAGAAGGAAGAACTGAAGGCGGAGGACCTGAACGGCGCGAACCTGACGCTGTTCGGTGAAAATACGATCAACGCTTCCGTGGTACTGTATGCCCTGAAAGAAAACGGCATTGAACCGGCAGAAGTGACCTACCTGGCCGGCGCATCCGACACCCAGAGCCTGCTGCTGAGCGATGCGGAGGCGATTGTAGTGACGGCAGAACCCGCCCTGACTGCGGCGAAAATGAAGAATGACAAGATCAGCGCGATCAGCGTGAACGAACTGCTGCAGCAGGCTTCCGGCATGGAAGGTTATACGCAGGCTGCGCTGTTTGTGAAAGCGGAAACTGCTGAAAGCAATCCGGAGGCAGTGGCTGCATTCCTGGCACAGGCTGAAGAAGCCTGCGGAAAGTGCACGACGGACGTAGCCGCAGTAGCGGAAGCTGCTGTTGCACTTGAGATCCTGCCGAACGCCAAGGTGGCGGCGGCCGCCATTCCCGGATGTGCCATCCGTTTTGTGAAGGCTGCGGAAGCCAAAGAACAGGTTGAAAAGACTGCACAGATTGACCTGAGCCAGTTCGGCGGAGCGGTTCCCGCTGATGACTTCTATTATGGAGCGGAATAA
- a CDS encoding cation transporter yields MAEKKAEEFQTAATRVSLVSMITNVILTLLKLAAGLLAHSGAMISDAVHSASDIFSGLIVLLGVKISTKEPDEQHPYGHERYECVAALLLSGILAVVGGAIGIGAVKDIISGKTAEIPGLLALIAAVVSIAVKESLFWYTRGYAKKYRSTALHAEAWHQRSDALSSIGALIGIAGARMGVPVMEPIASLIIALFILRVAIRIFKEAIDQMVDHSCNEEAEEAFRTTALEQPGVMGVELLRTRMFGNRVYVDLEIAADPNLTLAAAHEIAEDVHDAIEKTFPEVKHIMVHVNPAKKHD; encoded by the coding sequence ATGGCTGAGAAAAAAGCTGAGGAGTTCCAGACCGCGGCTACCCGGGTTTCACTGGTGAGCATGATCACAAACGTGATCCTGACGCTGCTGAAGCTGGCCGCCGGTCTGCTTGCGCATTCAGGCGCAATGATCAGCGACGCGGTACACTCCGCCTCCGATATTTTCAGCGGACTGATTGTGCTGCTTGGCGTGAAGATTTCCACCAAAGAACCGGATGAGCAGCATCCATACGGGCATGAACGTTATGAGTGCGTGGCCGCCCTGCTTCTGTCCGGAATCCTGGCTGTTGTGGGCGGGGCTATCGGCATCGGTGCGGTAAAGGATATCATCAGCGGAAAAACCGCGGAGATTCCCGGACTGCTGGCTCTGATTGCGGCGGTGGTTTCCATTGCGGTCAAGGAAAGCCTGTTCTGGTATACCCGGGGCTATGCCAAAAAATACCGTTCCACAGCGCTGCACGCGGAAGCGTGGCATCAGCGAAGTGACGCACTGAGCTCTATCGGCGCCTTGATTGGTATCGCGGGCGCACGGATGGGTGTGCCGGTGATGGAACCCATTGCCAGCCTGATTATCGCGCTGTTTATCCTGCGGGTAGCCATCCGGATTTTTAAAGAAGCCATTGACCAGATGGTGGATCACTCCTGCAATGAAGAGGCGGAGGAGGCTTTCCGAACCACAGCACTGGAACAGCCCGGGGTGATGGGAGTGGAACTGCTGCGGACGCGGATGTTCGGGAACCGGGTTTATGTGGATCTGGAAATCGCAGCCGATCCGAACCTGACGCTGGCGGCAGCTCATGAAATCGCGGAGGACGTGCATGATGCCATTGAAAAGACTTTTCCGGAAGTCAAACATATTATGGTACACGTGAATCCTGCGAAAAAACATGACTGA
- a CDS encoding GGDEF domain-containing protein, giving the protein MEFFLNFLHQKVPQDSKDIPLYYRRALTTSEVLLVVYFVICFFLFPIINDGRWEWIPLIFAILSVCCLWMLKHGGARINLIKYTVVSIGWVCWNVRCFGWNSGVQHMMTLILVFVFFNVYDKPINKLLWFLSILLIRVGLFYVTQLFPALYNMGTKANTIYQTLNTIAFFLMLACACIIFSTSIQETERQLRLRNQILYKEAGTDSLTGLPNRRLMIEQIEQYCVENRNQTFCVAIADLDYFKQVNDTYGHKCGDYVLMRLTKLFTEHAMERYSACRWGGEEFCFFLPGMNLDEAGAVMNDLCFQVEKMKLQYNGNEFSITLTIGVEEYDFASPLDTLLNAADEKLYMGKNAGRNRVVV; this is encoded by the coding sequence ATGGAGTTTTTTCTGAATTTTCTGCACCAGAAGGTACCCCAGGACAGCAAGGATATTCCGCTATACTACCGCCGGGCCCTGACAACCAGTGAAGTTTTGCTGGTGGTGTATTTTGTCATATGCTTTTTTCTGTTCCCGATCATCAATGACGGACGGTGGGAATGGATCCCGCTGATCTTTGCCATCCTGTCTGTATGCTGCCTGTGGATGCTGAAACATGGCGGCGCACGCATCAACCTGATTAAATACACTGTTGTAAGTATCGGCTGGGTCTGCTGGAATGTGAGATGTTTCGGGTGGAACAGCGGTGTACAGCATATGATGACCCTGATACTGGTTTTCGTCTTTTTCAATGTTTATGACAAACCAATCAATAAGCTCCTGTGGTTTCTGTCCATCCTGCTGATCCGCGTGGGTTTATTCTACGTGACCCAGCTGTTTCCGGCATTGTATAACATGGGCACAAAAGCCAATACGATTTACCAGACGCTGAATACAATCGCATTCTTCCTGATGCTGGCATGTGCCTGTATTATTTTCAGCACCAGCATCCAGGAGACTGAACGCCAGCTGCGGCTGAGGAACCAGATCCTGTATAAGGAAGCCGGCACCGATTCCCTGACAGGATTGCCGAACCGGCGACTGATGATTGAGCAGATCGAGCAGTACTGCGTGGAAAACAGGAACCAGACCTTCTGCGTGGCAATCGCTGACCTTGACTACTTCAAACAAGTGAATGACACCTATGGTCATAAATGCGGAGACTATGTGCTGATGCGGCTGACCAAGCTGTTTACGGAACATGCGATGGAACGGTACAGTGCATGCCGGTGGGGCGGAGAGGAATTCTGCTTTTTCCTGCCGGGAATGAACCTGGATGAAGCAGGCGCGGTGATGAATGACCTGTGTTTCCAGGTGGAAAAGATGAAGCTGCAGTATAACGGGAACGAGTTTTCGATTACACTGACGATCGGCGTGGAAGAATATGATTTTGCCTCTCCGCTGGACACGCTGCTGAATGCGGCCGACGAGAAGCTGTATATGGGGAAAAACGCAGGACGGAACAGGGTCGTAGTTTAA
- a CDS encoding CTP synthase, with protein MTKYIFVTGGVVSGLGKGITAASLGRLLKARGIKVAAQKLDPYINTDPGTMSPYQHGEVYVTEDGAETDLDLGHYERFIDEDLNKYSNLTTGKVYANVIQKERQGGYLGSTVQTIPHITDEIKRFIYRVGEKTDADVVITEIGGTIGDIESQPFLEAIREVGLEVGRDNACYIHVTLVPYLKASGEHKSKPTQHSVKELQGMGISPNVIVLRADEKITDETIFSKIAHFCNVKDDCVIENTTLPTLYAAPLMLEKAGLAAVVCRELGLKSPAPDLKDWEDLVERIGHQTRKVKIGLVGKYVQLHDAYLSVAEALRHAGYAQDVKVEIDWIDSERLTEETAEEILSPLQGIIVPGGFGGRGIEGMILAARWARENHVPYFGICLGMQVAVIEFARNAAGMEGANSREFDENAPYRVIDFMPGQNDEIDKGGTLRLGRYPCMLEEGTVIAKCYGETRIGERHRHRYEFANEYREALQNAGLCLSGLSPDGRLVETVEISDEDFFVGVQFHPEFKSRPNKPHPLFMGFIGAASKR; from the coding sequence ATGACGAAGTATATTTTTGTTACCGGCGGTGTGGTTTCGGGTCTGGGCAAAGGCATTACGGCAGCTTCCCTGGGACGGCTGCTGAAGGCAAGAGGGATAAAAGTTGCGGCCCAGAAGCTGGATCCGTATATCAATACGGACCCCGGAACCATGAGTCCTTATCAGCATGGTGAAGTGTACGTGACCGAAGACGGTGCGGAAACCGATCTGGACCTGGGCCATTATGAGCGGTTCATTGATGAGGATCTGAACAAGTACTCCAACCTGACCACCGGCAAAGTATACGCAAACGTCATCCAGAAGGAGCGGCAGGGAGGATACCTTGGCTCCACAGTGCAGACGATTCCCCATATTACTGATGAAATCAAACGGTTTATTTACCGGGTCGGTGAAAAGACCGACGCAGACGTCGTTATTACTGAGATCGGCGGTACAATCGGCGATATTGAAAGCCAGCCCTTCCTTGAGGCGATCCGAGAGGTTGGCCTGGAAGTGGGCCGGGACAACGCATGTTATATCCATGTGACGCTGGTGCCCTACCTGAAGGCCAGCGGAGAGCATAAGTCCAAGCCCACCCAGCACAGCGTGAAGGAACTGCAGGGCATGGGTATCAGCCCCAACGTCATCGTGCTGCGGGCGGATGAGAAGATCACGGACGAAACGATCTTTTCCAAGATTGCCCACTTCTGCAACGTGAAGGATGACTGCGTGATTGAAAACACCACGCTGCCGACGCTGTATGCGGCTCCGTTGATGCTTGAAAAGGCCGGCCTGGCTGCCGTGGTCTGCCGTGAGCTGGGTCTGAAGAGCCCGGCACCGGACCTGAAGGACTGGGAAGACCTGGTGGAACGGATCGGCCATCAGACCCGGAAGGTGAAAATCGGCCTGGTGGGCAAATACGTGCAGCTGCACGACGCTTATCTGTCTGTGGCAGAAGCCCTGCGCCATGCCGGATATGCCCAGGACGTGAAGGTTGAAATTGACTGGATTGACTCTGAACGGCTGACAGAAGAAACTGCCGAGGAAATCCTGAGCCCGCTGCAGGGCATCATTGTGCCCGGCGGCTTTGGAGGACGCGGTATTGAAGGGATGATCCTGGCAGCCCGCTGGGCCCGGGAAAACCATGTGCCGTATTTCGGCATCTGCCTGGGTATGCAGGTGGCGGTCATCGAATTCGCACGGAACGCAGCCGGAATGGAAGGCGCAAACTCCCGTGAGTTTGACGAGAACGCTCCGTACCGGGTGATTGACTTCATGCCGGGACAGAATGACGAAATTGACAAGGGCGGCACCCTGCGTCTGGGCAGGTATCCCTGCATGCTGGAAGAAGGCACTGTAATCGCAAAGTGCTATGGAGAAACCCGGATCGGTGAACGCCACCGCCACCGTTATGAATTTGCGAATGAGTACCGTGAAGCGCTGCAGAACGCCGGCCTTTGCCTCTCCGGCCTTTCTCCGGACGGACGGCTGGTGGAGACCGTGGAGATTTCCGATGAGGACTTCTTCGTGGGTGTTCAGTTCCATCCGGAATTCAAGAGCCGGCCGAACAAGCCGCACCCGCTGTTCATGGGATTCATCGGGGCCGCAAGCAAACGCTGA
- the glmS gene encoding glutamine--fructose-6-phosphate transaminase (isomerizing) translates to MCGIVGYTGHVQAAPILLDGLARLEYRGYDSAGLAVRDGTAPAEVVKATGKLYHLADKTDQGRALPGNCGIGHTRWATHGDPSMVNAHPHVSGNCTGSGCGPVESDVVGVHNGIIENFTELKEKLLRHDYAFYSDTDTEVAVKLVDYYYKKYKIGPVDAITRAMVRIRGSYALALMFKDYPDEIFVARKDSPLVIGTADGASYLASDVPAILKYTRNVYYIDNLQVGRISAGSVKFYDLNGDEIQLPLTEITWDAAAAEKDGYEHFMLKEIHEQPKAVRDTLNSLVKDGKITLEETGLTDDMLRQVSRVDIVACGSAWHVGMASQYVIEDLVKVPVRVELASEYRYRSIPVAPDTLVIVISQSGETADSLAALRVAKERGAMTLAVVNVIGSTIAREADHTLYTLAGPEIAVATTKAYSAQLIAMDVLAVKMAAVKEQITEEQVAGFLEALNAIPEQIGRVLEEKQRLQWFSSKIANTHDIFFIGRGLDYAISLEGSLKMKEISYIHSEAYAAGELKHGTISLIEQNTLVIGVLTQGSLFEKTLSNMLECKSRGAYLMGVTTNGNFSVEDSVNFTVYVPKTDEHFIASLAIVPLQLLGYYTSVNRGLDVDKPRNLAKSVTVE, encoded by the coding sequence ATGTGCGGAATAGTGGGTTATACGGGACATGTTCAGGCGGCACCGATCCTGCTGGATGGACTGGCAAGACTGGAATACCGGGGCTATGACTCGGCCGGACTGGCTGTACGTGACGGAACGGCGCCGGCGGAAGTTGTAAAAGCCACCGGCAAGCTGTATCACCTGGCCGATAAAACAGACCAGGGGCGCGCACTGCCCGGCAACTGCGGTATCGGCCATACACGGTGGGCAACCCACGGAGACCCCAGCATGGTGAACGCGCATCCGCATGTGAGCGGCAACTGCACAGGTTCCGGATGCGGACCGGTGGAGAGCGACGTGGTGGGCGTACATAACGGCATCATTGAAAACTTCACGGAACTGAAGGAAAAACTGCTGCGTCATGATTATGCTTTCTACAGTGACACCGACACTGAAGTGGCAGTAAAACTGGTGGATTACTACTATAAAAAATATAAGATCGGTCCGGTGGACGCCATTACCCGGGCTATGGTCCGGATCAGGGGCAGTTATGCCCTGGCGCTCATGTTCAAGGATTATCCGGATGAGATCTTTGTGGCCCGGAAGGATTCCCCGCTGGTAATCGGCACGGCAGACGGCGCTTCCTATCTTGCATCGGACGTGCCGGCGATCCTGAAATACACACGGAACGTATATTACATTGATAATTTGCAGGTCGGACGGATCAGTGCCGGCAGTGTGAAATTCTATGACCTGAACGGAGACGAGATTCAGCTTCCGCTGACCGAGATCACCTGGGATGCCGCAGCGGCGGAAAAGGATGGATATGAGCATTTCATGCTCAAGGAAATCCATGAGCAGCCCAAGGCGGTCAGGGATACGCTGAACAGCCTGGTGAAGGACGGAAAGATTACCCTGGAAGAGACCGGCCTGACTGACGATATGCTCCGGCAGGTCAGCCGGGTGGATATTGTTGCCTGCGGCTCCGCATGGCATGTGGGTATGGCTTCACAGTACGTCATCGAGGATCTGGTGAAGGTTCCTGTGCGGGTGGAGCTGGCCTCCGAATACCGGTACCGCAGCATTCCCGTGGCACCGGATACGCTGGTGATTGTTATTTCCCAGAGCGGTGAAACCGCGGACAGCCTGGCGGCTTTGCGTGTGGCCAAGGAACGGGGAGCCATGACGCTGGCCGTGGTCAATGTGATCGGATCCACCATTGCGCGGGAAGCAGATCATACGCTGTATACGCTGGCCGGACCGGAAATCGCCGTGGCAACCACCAAGGCTTACAGCGCCCAGCTGATTGCCATGGACGTGCTGGCGGTGAAGATGGCGGCGGTTAAAGAGCAGATTACGGAAGAGCAGGTAGCCGGGTTCCTGGAAGCGCTGAATGCGATTCCGGAGCAGATCGGCCGGGTGCTGGAAGAAAAACAGCGGCTGCAGTGGTTCTCCTCCAAGATTGCAAATACGCATGATATTTTCTTCATCGGCCGCGGGCTGGACTACGCGATCAGCCTGGAAGGCAGCCTGAAGATGAAAGAGATCAGCTATATTCATTCCGAGGCTTATGCGGCAGGCGAGCTGAAGCATGGAACGATCAGCCTGATTGAACAGAACACCCTGGTGATCGGCGTGCTGACACAGGGCAGCCTGTTTGAGAAGACGCTGTCGAATATGCTGGAATGCAAGAGCCGCGGCGCGTACCTGATGGGAGTGACCACGAACGGTAATTTCTCCGTGGAAGACTCCGTGAACTTTACGGTTTATGTGCCGAAGACGGACGAACACTTTATCGCGTCGCTGGCCATTGTTCCCCTGCAGCTGCTGGGCTACTACACCAGCGTGAACAGGGGCCTGGACGTGGATAAGCCGAGGAACCTGGCAAAGAGCGTCACGGTTGAATGA
- a CDS encoding phosphoribosylaminoimidazolesuccinocarboxamide synthase: MIKGEQLYEGKAKKVFSTDDPELLIVDYKDDATAFNGLKKGTIQGKGVINNHMSNLLMQRLEKKGIPTHFVKELSERETLVKKVSIVPLEVIIRNISAGSFSKRYGVEEGIVFDAPTIEFSYKNDDLGDPLINEYHALALKLATKDEIETIKKYAFAVNEELKAIWKHVGVTLVDFKLEFGRLSDGTIVLADEISPDTCRLWDSKTNEKLDKDRFRRDMGGVEEAYQEIMRRLTEA, encoded by the coding sequence ATGATCAAGGGTGAACAGCTTTATGAAGGAAAGGCCAAGAAGGTATTCAGCACGGATGATCCCGAGCTGCTGATCGTCGATTACAAGGACGATGCGACTGCTTTCAACGGTCTGAAAAAGGGCACCATTCAGGGCAAGGGTGTCATCAACAACCACATGAGCAATCTGCTGATGCAGCGGCTCGAGAAGAAAGGCATTCCTACCCATTTCGTAAAGGAACTCAGTGAGCGGGAAACCCTCGTTAAGAAAGTTTCCATCGTTCCGCTGGAAGTGATCATCCGTAACATCTCCGCCGGCTCCTTCTCCAAGCGCTACGGCGTAGAGGAAGGCATCGTCTTCGACGCGCCGACCATCGAATTCTCCTATAAGAATGACGACCTGGGCGATCCCCTGATCAATGAGTATCATGCGCTGGCCCTGAAGCTCGCCACCAAGGATGAGATTGAGACCATCAAAAAGTACGCTTTCGCGGTCAATGAAGAGCTGAAAGCCATCTGGAAGCACGTTGGCGTGACCCTGGTGGACTTCAAACTGGAGTTCGGCCGCCTGTCCGACGGCACCATCGTCCTGGCCGATGAAATCAGCCCCGACACCTGCCGTCTCTGGGACAGCAAGACCAACGAAAAGCTGGACAAGGACCGTTTCCGCCGCGACATGGGCGGTGTCGAGGAAGCCTATCAGGAGATTATGCGTCGTTTAACAGAAGCCTGA
- a CDS encoding Rrf2 family transcriptional regulator — MISTKGRYALRVMLDLAEHDKGQPVPLKDIAERQGISKKYLEIIVKDLVDGKLVKGASGKGGGYVLLRKPDEYSVGEIVERMEGTLAPVACLQKDAEVCPKVASCATLPLWQELDQLVHDFLYQKKLTDLIK, encoded by the coding sequence ATGATTTCCACAAAGGGCCGTTATGCACTCAGGGTGATGCTTGACCTGGCAGAGCACGATAAAGGTCAGCCTGTACCGCTGAAGGATATTGCGGAGAGGCAGGGGATCTCCAAGAAATATCTGGAGATCATCGTGAAGGACCTGGTGGACGGAAAGCTCGTAAAGGGCGCCAGCGGCAAAGGCGGCGGCTATGTGCTGCTGCGGAAGCCGGACGAATACTCTGTCGGAGAGATTGTGGAACGGATGGAGGGAACCCTTGCGCCGGTGGCTTGCCTGCAGAAGGATGCGGAGGTATGTCCGAAGGTGGCAAGCTGTGCGACGCTGCCCCTGTGGCAGGAACTGGATCAGCTGGTCCATGATTTCCTGTATCAGAAGAAGCTGACGGATCTTATAAAGTAA